A stretch of the Medicago truncatula cultivar Jemalong A17 chromosome 5, MtrunA17r5.0-ANR, whole genome shotgun sequence genome encodes the following:
- the LOC11431667 gene encoding organic cation/carnitine transporter 3, giving the protein MEGSAQITVSESHSIEEEKTPMSWDEIIEKSLSNFGWMDFFQAVLVAFAMFFDAQQSFISIYTDNYPKWHCTNTNTNSSCTSSSDICKLSRSSWSWDTHPSNTIISHWNLECASTFITGLPQSSFFIGCFFGFSFLAALADSSFGRKNMLFFSCVLMSITSILIIFSTNVWIYSALKFLIGFWRSSIATCVLVLLTEKVNAEWRFRVGILEYFTFTMGYMCLPGFAYINRNSSWKSLYLWSSIPAICYSVIAYFFVTESPRWLIMQGREKEIIKRLKRVLSKESVDDDDNTNLGSSLPKPPTKEKVTIFQHYSSIGELIHKRWALIRIIAVMILGIGIGMVYLGMPLAVGNLGFNIYLAVVFSASMEIPSCVATYFLENYRRKPSILVFSILGGICCVMCAVVENRVPTVKVVLAMVAFFGACTAYNVFLIYIIELFPTCVRNTTTSLVRQAIVFGCIFCPFLISAGRKNNIFSYGVFGVVIMLSNFTLLCLPETEGIVLCDTMDRQEKKEIALCDTMNQEKT; this is encoded by the coding sequence ATGGAGGGTTCAGCACAAATCACTGTATCGGAATCTCATTCAATTGAGGAGGAAAAGACACCGATGTCATGggatgaaataatagaaaaaagtttatcaaattttggttgGATGGATTTCTTTCAAGCTGTTCTTGTAGCATTTGCTATGTTCTTTGATGCACAACAGTCATTCATAAGCATTTACACTGATAATTACCCAAAATGGCACtgcacaaacacaaacacaaattcATCATGTACTTCGTCCTCTGATATTTGCAAACTCTCAAGATCTTCTTGGTCTTGGGACACACACCCTTCAAACACAATCATTTCTCATTGGAATCTTGAATGTGCTAGCACATTCATCACAGGTTTACCACAATCTTCTTTCTTCATAGGTTGTTTTTTTGGCTTTTCCTTTCTTGCAGCATTAGCTGATTCATCTTTTGGTCGAAAAAACATGTTATTCTTTTCTTGTGTTCTGATGTCAATAACTTCCATTCTGATAATCTTTTCCACTAATGTTTGGATTTACTCTGCCTTGAAATTCTTGATCGGTTTCTGGCGTTCATCCATTGCCACGTGTGTTCTTGTTTTGCTTACCGAGAAAGTTAACGCAGAATGGCGATTTAGGGTTGGAATTCTTGAGTATTTTACTTTCACAATGGGATACATGTGTTTACCTGGTTTCGCTTATATTAACCGAAACTCTTCTTGGAAATCTCTCTACCTTTGGTCGTCAATCCCTGCTATATGTTACTCTGTCATTGCTTATTTCTTCGTTACTGAGTCGCCAAGGTGGCTTATTATGCAAGGTCGAGagaaagaaattataaaaaggCTCAAAAGAGTTTTATCAAAAGAaagtgttgatgatgatgataacacTAATCTAGGTTCGAGTTTACCAAAACCACCCACAAAAGAAAAGGTTACAATTTTTCAACATTACTCTTCAATAGGTGAATTGATTCATAAAAGATGGGCTCTTATAAGAATAATAGCTGTTATGATTCttggaattggaattggaatggTTTATCTTGGTATGCCACTAGCAGTTGGAAATTTGGGATTCAATATTTATTTGGCTGTGGTTTTTAGTGCTTCAATGGAAATACCCTCATGTGTAGCAACATATTTCTTGGAAAACTATAGAAGAAAACCTTCAATTCTTGTTTTCTCAATCTTAGGTGGAATTTGTTGTGTGATGTGTGCTGTTGTTGAGAATAGAGTACCAACAGTTAAAGTGGTGTTAGCAATGGTTGCGTTTTTCGGCGCTTGTACGGCTTATAATGTGTTTCTAATATACATTATAGAGTTGTTTCCGACATGTGTGAGGAACACAACAACTTCGTTGGTGAGACAAGCGATTGTGTTCGGTTGCATATTCTGTCCCTTTTTGATATCTGCTGGgaggaaaaataatattttctcttaTGGTGTGTTTGGAGTTGTTATCATGTTGTCCAATTTCACATTGTTGTGTTTGCCAGAGACCGAAGGGATTGTTCTTTGTGATACAATGGATCggcaagagaagaaagaaatagCTCTATGTGATACCATGAatcaagaaaaaacataa